CGAAGAGCCTTGGTAATGTCAAAAGAGGTTACAGTTTTCCGCATTCCGGAAATAATGACGGTTGCCATAGGAAGCTTGTTTGCGAGCGGCAACTCTAGGAGGGCCGCCGATTCGTGGATGGTCCTAGAAGCATCGTCGGCGCCCAATTTTCCGAAACGGACGCTGGCCACCACACGGTTGAGAATGTCTTGCATAAAAGCGCGTTTTCCTTCCACGCTTGCATTCTCGTTTCGTCGAAGCCAATAGTCAACTTCACACAAAGCGCTGGCTTCGAGTTCGGCGCCCGTATATTTACTTCCGCAACCCCATGTGAGCTCGGCGGAATCAACCTGAGCTTCTTCCACACCCATGAGAGCGTTGGTGACTGCGGCACTCATAATTCCTTCAAACCCTGACACGTTATCTTCCACGCCAGACCGCAATTTTTCAAGCGTTGGGTTCTTGTATAGATCGAATTCATCTTGGAGGTTCTTGGTGCCATCCGTTTCGTGCTCAGACTCATCCTCTATATTCGATTCGCCGACCGAAAGTAGCGATTTGTTGGACACGACGGACTCACTTTGCAGAATTGGCGCAAAATTGCTATCTGTTCGATCATCCGCGAGCGCTGCGACACTATCAAAGGGGTCGGGTCGATACTTTTCACGCCGTTGATTAGCAGCATCGGGTAGGCGTTGTTCACGGCGCTTCTTGCGGCGACGAAAATAGTAGAAAGCGAGGCCGGCTAGAGCTGCCAGACCGATTACAACTACGATTCCCGAAATAGCTCCAACGCTCAACCCATTGCTATCTGCGGGCAAGGGGGGCGGAGACGGTGGCATAGTAAAAGGTGGAAGAGAAGACGGTGCCATGGATACAACAGCGGTTGGAAAAGCCGAGGGGGCGATACTTGGTCGCAGTGACGGAGGGGGGCTGATCGTAGGACGCGCTGACGGTGAAGCTGTCGGCCTCATAGAACTAGATGGAGCCGGCGTCTGTGTAAGAATCAGCCGAgccgccaaggcttcggTCAAAATGATGTTCGCCGCCTGAAGATCATCGGTTACCATCGCTAGATCAGAGTTGA
The Phaeodactylum tricornutum CCAP 1055/1 chromosome 7, whole genome shotgun sequence DNA segment above includes these coding regions:
- a CDS encoding predicted protein, whose translation is MDPSQVTRVSTGILEAEAHTCGRMKRKRETREGIPAERKKTLRMAHTAAECVVVPPIRTRRSQRLFWKRRRRSVWDETRRNLLLLLAGLLTATRGQLTRAPVSVAVPSVPPAPTLPPTSFPTVSQAPSVSAAPTDLPTVSPQPSTLPSSIPSPLPTISPRPTVSEAPTGEPTVTPSNSPSSAPSIARQLFVRQEYKQIYIIPTERFFEPEEIAAFNEIYTGYALSLPAAAERVNATCEIGAPSISACVPGVDACDTFPDGFLNDFQFACNWSSDLTEVGRFPSELETFINSDLAMVTDDLQAANIILTEALAARLILTQTPAPSSSMRPTASPSARPTISPPPSLRPSIAPSAFPTAVVSMAPSSLPPFTMPPSPPPLPADSNGLSVGAISGIVVVIGLAALAGLAFYYFRRRKKRREQRLPDAANQRREKYRPDPFDSVAALADDRTDSNFAPILQSESVVSNKSLLSVGESNIEDESEHETDGTKNLQDEFDLYKNPTLEKLRSGVEDNVSGFEGIMSAAVTNALMGVEEAQVDSAELTWGCGSKYTGAELEASALCEVDYWLRRNENASVEGKRAFMQDILNRVVASVRFGKLGADDASRTIHESAALLELPLANKLPMATVIISGMRKTVTSFDITKALREFGEIDVAAVASGQRGFGILRFRHLKSVDRAMNRYRKGEIVVQDVAVQMKALMPSGALESRA